In the genome of Hyphomicrobium sp. ghe19, the window ACCTACCTAATGTTGTACTTCATAGCCTTGGTCGCCGTCATCGCGCTCATGGTCTACGAACACAAATATTGGAACCTGAAGGCCCGCATAGAAGCTGAGAAGCGCCGTGCGGATATACTCCCCAATACGAAGGCACGTCACGAGGCCTAGAAATCGTGACAATCGTTGTGACAAAAGGGACAAGTCCGGACAAGGTTGGTTGACAGTCTCCCTTCAAAACTCCAGTAAACACAAGCGGGGCCACGTGTCAGAGTGGCTATGAAGCGGACTGCAAATCCGCGTACCCCGGTTCAATTCCGGGCGTGGCCTCCAAAAATCTTCATAGAAAATTGATAAGTTTCAACGGACGGGGACTTACCCCTGCTGCCGGAAACCACTGGTTTTATTTCCACCCAAACGCTTTTCGCTGCTCAGTCGCGTCGCGCGCTATTCCGGGCCGTTCGCAATACGCTTCCAGCCAGAACCAAAACGATTGCGATCAGCAGGAATGCCCCTGCCCACCTCGGCTGAGTTTCGAGCCCGATGGCCAAGAAGGCCGTCAACGCGACGACGCCGAGGATTGCGATCGCGAGGAACTCGTCGTCCAGGAAAAGGCCGATGAGACTGCGGAAAATTTCTCCGACCGCCGTCATTGAGAAATCCTTCCGGTTGTGCGCCGGAGCAATGCCGCGAGCCCAAGGCCGGTGATCAAAAATACGCCGACGAATTCGACGATCACCAGATCTTCTCCG includes:
- a CDS encoding phage holin family protein, which gives rise to MTAVGEIFRSLIGLFLDDEFLAIAILGVVALTAFLAIGLETQPRWAGAFLLIAIVLVLAGSVLRTARNSARRD